CAGCCACGTACGCGGCGAATGAGATCAGCACTGAGGCACGCGCAAGTCTCGAAGGATACGACATACCTGTTGATAAAAATCCAAGCAAATAGAACACCGTCGCTGCCGAGTAAAGAGCCAGACCGGCAGACATTGCGTGGAAAACCAATGTTAAATCAAGTTTCAGATGATCCGAGACCAATACGGGTAATAAATGAATCAAGAATGCCGCCGGTGGATTAGTGTCGATGAAATCCACGTATGGGACAGCGCCTTCGAGCATTAGCCTGGCCCCGCCAAGGTACACGGCACAGTCAAGATTGAGGGGAAGGTTGCTAAGCAGAGCTATGGTCAAAAGCCCACAACATGCCGCCACTAACGACAATACCCCTGCCGCCAAGCTCAGGGTGGTTCCGGCAGGCGAAGATATATTGCAAGCCGCCCTGTCCGGCGATGGCGTCATGAACCCTCTTCCGCGGTCTCAGAGGAGATCGGATCGTCACTTGGCCTGCGCCAGACTGCCAGGATGGTTTTCCCGCAGGTATATGCAACGAAGAAATCCACAAAGCGAGAAAGTCTTACCAAGAGAGTGTCCCAAAGCCTGAGCAGGCCGGCGGTGGGCATCGAGCGGCGCAGCAGAACACGATTTGCAAGAGAGGCCAACATTCCCAACGAATCAAGGTAGGCAACACGTACCTCAATTAAAGGCTCAGGCATTATCTTTCTCAGGGACTTGCCGTTGTAACGCCGATAATGTCCGACAGCAGCGTCAAAAGGGCTGAAGAAGAATGAATGGGCCGGAGCGACAATAATCATCGTTCCTTCCGGCCTCAACAAACCGGCTGCCCTCTGCAACTCCCCGCCGTCATCCAGGATATGTTCCAGCACGTCGATGTAAATGATAGAATCAAATTTTTCGTAGGAAGACACATCTGCTATTGTTTTTACGCGGATTTCAACCAGGGACTCCAGACCGTTTGCGCGCAGCGACTCTTGACCACGTCTTGCCAAATCCCGGTCAGGTTCCAGGCACACCCATTTGGAGCACCAGGGGCCATATAAGGTCAGGGTCTTTGCACACATTCCCGACCCGACCTCCAAGACATCTCCCCGAATGAACGGTTTCACTTGATTGGCCAAGTAACTAATCCAGTTGACGGTTTGGCCCATCATTTCAAGTTCGCCGCCACTATATTTGTACGAATCAAGTCTTGGATCGGAGTTCTTCATAGCACCTAACGAACTGGAGGCATTGCTTCCGTGAAAATGAGTCTATCGCGGAGCGACGTTGCAGGGTGGCGAAGGCAAAAAAGAGGGCGATCACGAATAGCTGCAGCACCAACAACATGAGGATTCCCAGTCCGGCAGTAGTCCAGCCGGGTATGGCCAGTCCGGCAAAAAACTGCATGGACAAAACGACAGATGTCGTCAGTAACAGAACAACTCCCGCCATGACACTGGCCACGAGCAGCCGTGCGCCAACTATATCCGAGAAAACCGACATGGCGCTTAATCCATGGGTAACCAGCGCGGGAAGGTTCATTTTTGACTTTCCGTGCAATCGCCTGGATCTCTCCAATGGAACCATATCAATCGGTAGTTTCGCTTTGAAGACAGACGCAGCATAGTGATTCCACACTTCCGCCGTACTCGTAACGTCAGGCAGGAGTTCGTACGGGATGATGCTGAAGTTGCCCACTCGGATCTTTGTGTTGGTGAGAGCGTAATGCGCCCATCTATAAAGCCAATACAAGACCTTGAACAGAACCCCCTCTGTCCGACGAGACCTCTTCGCAAATACAATTTGGCCAAAATTTCCGGCCTCGAGGCGCTCAATAAGCCTGGGAATATGGTCCGGAGAATCTTCTCCATCGCCATCCATCACGACCACCGCTCTACACGGAACGTTTTCGTAGATGTGAGCCAAGCCGATGGCAATGGCTCGCTGGTGTCCGACATTGCGAATTAGCCTGAGGACGCCGACTTTTGTTATGCGTTCCAATCTGAGGGCGATTTCTTTCGGAGGCGGCTGAGTGGATCCGTCATCGACGAAAAGGATTTCCGGTCTGTAAATCATTCCCGAGAAAACATTGTCAATGCGAGGAAGCAATTCTATGGCACAATCCCAATCATCAAACACAGGGATACATATTATAATCCGATTCTGGAGCGAGGTCTCGTCTGCCATTGTCCCTTACGCCGATCCAAACATTATAGGCACCATGAGCCGTGCATCTTCAGTACCTTCGCTGAACGAAAGCCTTTCTATATGGGCAAGCCGTCAAGTCAACTTTGATTTGCCAGCCAAATTGAACGCCTTTGCAGGATGATTCCTTGGGGAGGGCTGACTAGAAGGGGTTCCCAACCTATTGCTCGGCAAATCACCTTATTTCTTACCTCTCCTTTTTTTACCATCTTTACCCCTTAAGAACAATTCCGGTGAGCGCTTTCAATTTGATCGTCAGTGGCGATAAGCGATTCAAAAAATACCTTCCAGCCGGGCCGGGGCAATTAAGGTAGCCTCTCCGTCACTCAAAACCCGTTCCAGATGATGTTGAATATTTCGTCAAACATGCTCCGCGGCACCCCTATTTACTGGAACCTGCCCGCGGCGGGGTCTGGGAGCAGGCAACATGGCGCACCGACGAAGCGTTGCCGCTGTCCGCATCGACAGTTATCAGCCTATCGAATCCTTCGGAAAGGACCCTATTGCACAAGCCGGCTTCATCCGGGTCCAAAGGCCTGTCCTCATGGCTCTTCAGACGGTAAACAGCGTACTGATTGATCAAGGTATCTGATCGCACGGGGCAGTCAGCGCTTGGCAGACCGTCGATCAAGGCCATTCCTGTTATAGCAGGAGCTATGAAAGGAACTGCTGCGCACACGGGCATCAGGTCCCAGTAAGCGCGGTTCGATTGCGGGATGAATATCAGAGTTTTCTTTCTTTCTTCCGGCGGAAGGGCCCGCAAGTCCTTCAAGACCTGCACAATCTTGTACCTGGGATTCTTTTCCAAGTTTTGCTGGGCCTCGTTGAATAAGGGAACCCTCTCATTGGCGAGCAGATTCCATAGCGAGAGCCATGCCATTCCTCCCGATTCCTTCGCCACGCGCTGTTCCATACGACCGCAAATAAAGTTAGGAGAGTTCGTCCCGGCCAGTGCGCACCTGATGGCCACATTTGACGAGACCATGCGAAAGACCGCTTGCGAACCATTCGTTAGGAGGCATCCAATCCATCCGATCCCCACCACAAAAAACAGCACGTAAGCCAGGGGAACGTGTCTCCAATCAAAATGCCCCTCTTGTGGCCCCACAAATAGTTCAACGACTTTCTTCTGTACCGCATCGATATTGGCCAGCAAAAGGCCCAATGAAAACCAGTTTTGAAAATCCATGAAATAGATTCCGCTTCCACCAGGAATCGCCAACAAAAAAGCAGGAGCGGTTCCGGCAAGACATGCGACTGCGACTACTTCCGCATCAACAATCCTTTTTTCGCGCCAGGCCTCCGTTAGGTCTCCGAGCCTGGTCACGCTGCTTTGGTAGAACCGCCAGATGATGAAAACCCATGACCAGAAATAGAAAAACATCAAAAAGAAAGGCTTCCAGGCAAACGCGACGTTGGAGATAAAGAAGCCGAAGGGATAGATATGAGCAAAGCCAGACCCCGGGTTTGTTGTAAGCTTGACCGCAATTACCAACATCAATGCGCTCAATAACAAAGAAACAATAGGAGTTCGAAAGCGCCACAAACGCAACCTGAAGAAAAGATAGGCATAGATGGCAACCAGGAGGAACATCAGAGAAATCTTCATAAGACCTACGGCGAACAGCAGCATGGGAATTGTGCAGATCAGTACATGGTCAGTCGCCGTCAGAATCCCGGGTGGCTTTGCACTCCTGCGCCATACAGACACGACCAGGGATAGAACGCCGAAACACCATGCGAGACCCACGGTGTAAGTGACGGAAATGAAATGCAGGTCTCCACCAAGGGCCATATTTCTGGCTGCCTCCGTCGGCAGAAAGCCTATCATACCGGTGAAAAAAACTAGCCAAAACGCGTAGTGGCTCCTCAGTTTTCCGGTAATTCTACCGTCACTGACTACTTCCCGGACCTCGACAACAAAGATGAGCAGACGTGAGAGCCAAAATGGTATCGCGATCACCGGGAAGCCAAGCTGCGCGAACTTGATCGTGTCCATGCGCAGGATTTCTCCGATTCCCGCGAAACACCAGTAAGCGCCCCAGTGATACGAACAATAGATCAAACCATCGAGCCCGGTGCTGGGGATACCATATGTCTGAATCATACCGGACAACGATGCATTCAACAGAATGTCCTTGCTCAAATAGTAACCGGCAGCCAAAGCCTCCTCGTAGAGCGGGTTCTGATATCCGGAACCCCAAACCGCTCCCGCTACCCAAAGACCGAATAAAAGCGACAAGAGTAGAAAAAGCAGGCTTCGGCCAATGCCGCTCCCTCGAAGCCAGCCCAAGAAGCTCACCGCAAAGAAGGCAAAACCAAGAACCTCAAAGGCGGTCAAAGCAGTAACACCCACGGATCGGCCCGCAAACCCGGTAATCGGTAAGACCAAGAAAGCGGCCAACGAGATCGCCGAGTCTGAACTTAGCCACGAGCCGTCCGGCTTCAGGCCCAAAAGCCCGACCAGCGAGCGGAAGATGGGCGGAGCAAAGAGGACGAACAAACTCAACGACAAGGTTTCCAGAGCAACCGCCACTGAATTGTCTCGTAAACCTATACGAGCTGCAACGTAGAGGCCGGTGAGAACTCCTGCGACCACAGACGCGAAAATCGCGGCAGTTAACCTCGCATCATCCGAATGTGCAGGCTGAGAACAGGATTGTTCCATCTCGGCGGACATGGCATTCCGAGTTGCTTTGCTTGAGAATTGTATCTCTGACATGGACATTGTTGCTTGGCTTTAAACAGTGACCAATGGCCGCTATTCCGCATATCTCCTGTTAATAAGGTACGATAAAGAAGTCACGAAGTTAGGCGAACTCTTGCAGCCACAGCTCAAGAATCAAGAGAGAATAGACCAGCAAAGCCCAATTGCAGTCTTGAGCAGTCCTGCCCTGCAAAAGCTCTTTTACGAACGAGCGGTCAACATAAGATCCAATTTTGGTCGTGGGGCCGAGAAGACAGTCCATGGTGAGAGGCCTCATCTCATTTTTCAACCACGACAATAGCGGGGGATCAAACCCCGACTTGGCTCGGTTTATCACCTCGTCCGGGAGGCGATCACGATACGCGTCCCGCAGTACAGCCTTTGTCCGGCCAAAACGCAATCGGTAAGAAGCGGGAAGCCGCGCGGAAAATTCAGCTATCTCGTGATCCATCAAAGGGGACCGGGCTTCCAAGGATGCCGCCATACTGGCCATATCCATCTTCACCAGGAGATCGCTCAAAAGGTTTATTTGCAGGTCGCAATCCACCAGAGCGTCCATGTCGGCAATATTGTTGGTGGGCATGAGGGATTCGATCCAGTCCTCAGTGCCGCGCATAGTCTGTTTGATCCAAACCTGTGCCTTAGTAGATTCCCGCAACGTGTCCACCGTCATTATCAAATACCGTTCCCCTCCGCGAGCAATCAGGGCCCTCAGAAAACGAAAAACGAACCCGGCCTTTGATTGTCGAGAGCCGGATCGGTTCTGTGAAATTTTCACCGCGGCCCTAAGAAGCGGCCTGGGAACAAAGGAGAAGATCTTGAGGTACCGTGCGGCCAAATATCGCCTATATCCGGCGAATAGCTCGTCTCCTCCGTCGCCGTTGAGAACCACCTTCACGTGCTGAGCTGCCAATTTGGCAATCTTCATGGTCGGAATTGCGCTAGGATCGGCGTACGGTTGGTCATAAGCCTTTGCCACCTTGTGCAAATCATCCACAAGACTCGGTTCCAGGTTCAAGACATTATTGCGTACACCCAGTGCCCGGGCCGTCCTTCCAGCGATGGTTGATTCATCAAGGTCCGCGTCTCCCATGGCCACGGTAAAGGTTTGAAGCGATTCCCCCAGAGACCGGCTCGCTTCGTACGCAATTACGGACGAATCGATCCCACCTGACAGAAATACCGCCAACGGCACATCGCTCCGAAGACGAAGCCGCACCGCTTCTCCCACCAACTCGCGCGTGTGCTGCAAGACTTCAGGGTATGAGATCTTCAGTTTTGGCTGGAATTCCAAGGTCCAATATTTGGCGATCCGCGAATCTCTCCCGTCGAAAACCATCCACGAGCCGGGCGGCAGGGCATACACTTTGTCATAGATGGTGTCAGGCTGAGGAATCACAGCCAGCGACAAGAAATCATAGACACCCTGGTCTCTCACTTGCCAGGCAGCTTTTGTCTGCGTACCAAGGATTCGCAATGCCTTCAATTCGGAAGCAAAGAGCAGATTGCCGTTTTGAAGCGTGTAGTACAGTGGTTTCTTTCCGAACCGGTCTCGCGCTGTGTAAATGAGCCGGTTTACCGAGTCCCAAACGGCAAAGGCAAACATGCCCCGCAAATGTCGGCACATGTCGACCCCGCACTGCTCATACAAATGAACCAGCACCTCGGTGTCGGATTGCGTTTTGAAGATATGGCCTCGGGAAGTCAGATCGGCCATAAGTTCGCGGTAATTATATATTTCGCCGTTGAAGACTACGGCCAGAGTGCCGTCTTCGTTGAATACCGGCTGGTGACCTCCTTCAAGGTCGATTATTGAAAGGCGCCTGTTTCCCAGGAAGACTTGGTGCTGTTGGTACAAACCGGTGTCATCAGGCCCGCGATGCCGCATCGCATCCAACGATTCCTCGATGATCCGTTTTTCAATTCCTGCGGCAACCCAGCCGCCGTTAATTCCGCACATTAACCAAGCTCAATGCCCGCAGAGTCATACAAGGCTACCGCCTTTAAGCGACGTTTCACCGACGTTAGATTTTACTATTCTTGCAGGATGGCCGACAGCCACCACGTGCCCAGGGAGGTCTTCAATAACCACGGAGCCTGTCCCCACAATGGTATTCCCACCGATTGTTACTCCGGGCGAAACCACGGTCCCCGCGCCGAGGAAGGTGGCCGGCCCAATTGCCACGTTTCCGCATAAATGGCACCCCGGCGCTATGTGGACGCCGTCGCGGATCGAGCAATCATGGTCGACCGTGGCGCCGGTATTCACTATGACGCTATTTGCGATCCTCGCGTCTGAATTGATAACGCAGCCTGCCATCACCACGGAATTTGC
This sequence is a window from Desulfomonile tiedjei. Protein-coding genes within it:
- a CDS encoding class I SAM-dependent methyltransferase, coding for MKNSDPRLDSYKYSGGELEMMGQTVNWISYLANQVKPFIRGDVLEVGSGMCAKTLTLYGPWCSKWVCLEPDRDLARRGQESLRANGLESLVEIRVKTIADVSSYEKFDSIIYIDVLEHILDDGGELQRAAGLLRPEGTMIIVAPAHSFFFSPFDAAVGHYRRYNGKSLRKIMPEPLIEVRVAYLDSLGMLASLANRVLLRRSMPTAGLLRLWDTLLVRLSRFVDFFVAYTCGKTILAVWRRPSDDPISSETAEEGS
- a CDS encoding glycosyltransferase yields the protein MADETSLQNRIIICIPVFDDWDCAIELLPRIDNVFSGMIYRPEILFVDDGSTQPPPKEIALRLERITKVGVLRLIRNVGHQRAIAIGLAHIYENVPCRAVVVMDGDGEDSPDHIPRLIERLEAGNFGQIVFAKRSRRTEGVLFKVLYWLYRWAHYALTNTKIRVGNFSIIPYELLPDVTSTAEVWNHYAASVFKAKLPIDMVPLERSRRLHGKSKMNLPALVTHGLSAMSVFSDIVGARLLVASVMAGVVLLLTTSVVLSMQFFAGLAIPGWTTAGLGILMLLVLQLFVIALFFAFATLQRRSAIDSFSRKQCLQFVRCYEELRSKT
- the asnB gene encoding asparagine synthase (glutamine-hydrolyzing) — encoded protein: MCGINGGWVAAGIEKRIIEESLDAMRHRGPDDTGLYQQHQVFLGNRRLSIIDLEGGHQPVFNEDGTLAVVFNGEIYNYRELMADLTSRGHIFKTQSDTEVLVHLYEQCGVDMCRHLRGMFAFAVWDSVNRLIYTARDRFGKKPLYYTLQNGNLLFASELKALRILGTQTKAAWQVRDQGVYDFLSLAVIPQPDTIYDKVYALPPGSWMVFDGRDSRIAKYWTLEFQPKLKISYPEVLQHTRELVGEAVRLRLRSDVPLAVFLSGGIDSSVIAYEASRSLGESLQTFTVAMGDADLDESTIAGRTARALGVRNNVLNLEPSLVDDLHKVAKAYDQPYADPSAIPTMKIAKLAAQHVKVVLNGDGGDELFAGYRRYLAARYLKIFSFVPRPLLRAAVKISQNRSGSRQSKAGFVFRFLRALIARGGERYLIMTVDTLRESTKAQVWIKQTMRGTEDWIESLMPTNNIADMDALVDCDLQINLLSDLLVKMDMASMAASLEARSPLMDHEIAEFSARLPASYRLRFGRTKAVLRDAYRDRLPDEVINRAKSGFDPPLLSWLKNEMRPLTMDCLLGPTTKIGSYVDRSFVKELLQGRTAQDCNWALLVYSLLILELWLQEFA
- a CDS encoding acetyltransferase, which codes for MDQIFVFGAGGHAKVVLDVMERQGLYKPAFIVDDDAGLKGRTFFGYRVLGGREDLRAAAKSELVAKCFVAIGDNFQRLSVAQWLEDHGYELISAVHPSVQLARGVSIGANSVVMAGCVINSDARIANSVIVNTGATVDHDCSIRDGVHIAPGCHLCGNVAIGPATFLGAGTVVSPGVTIGGNTIVGTGSVVIEDLPGHVVAVGHPARIVKSNVGETSLKGGSLV